In one Pseudomonas hydrolytica genomic region, the following are encoded:
- a CDS encoding pyocin activator PrtN family protein codes for MTTTLELLQQRHKANSLPLDEVRAAYFSHIKTEKHLRALIRNGEVQLATFKNSDSRLAPLYVRLADLAAYLDARAEQAA; via the coding sequence GTGACCACCACACTCGAACTGCTCCAGCAGCGCCACAAGGCCAACAGCCTGCCGCTCGACGAAGTGCGCGCCGCCTACTTCTCCCACATCAAGACCGAGAAGCACCTGCGCGCGCTGATCCGCAACGGCGAGGTACAGCTGGCCACCTTCAAGAACTCTGATTCGCGCCTGGCGCCGCTGTACGTGCGCCTGGCCGACCTCGCCGCCTATCTCGACGCGCGCGCCGAGCAAGCGGCATAA
- a CDS encoding LexA family protein: MAISGQLIGQLLTTKQQEKGWSEGELARRSGVSQPTVHRILKGESDNPRIDNVNKIARALGIDGAALLAGKLALEFDENVVAGPAIVGRVPRLSWVQAGALSEAIDLYEPGYAEEWLDCPFPHSKKAFCLEVRGTSMFPDYRPGELIVVEPTLEAMHDDDVVCRTPDGQATFKRLQITEDGTFLLALNPEFPNRIITVPEDTVICGVVTGSWMKRRHRGHSFNS, encoded by the coding sequence ATGGCAATTTCAGGCCAACTGATCGGCCAACTGCTGACGACCAAGCAGCAGGAGAAAGGCTGGTCGGAAGGCGAGCTAGCACGTCGCTCAGGCGTGTCTCAGCCGACCGTGCACCGAATATTAAAGGGCGAGTCGGATAACCCACGAATCGACAACGTCAACAAGATTGCCCGGGCGTTGGGTATCGATGGAGCTGCGCTGCTGGCTGGAAAGCTGGCGTTGGAGTTTGACGAGAACGTAGTAGCCGGACCAGCCATTGTCGGCAGGGTTCCTCGGCTTTCTTGGGTGCAGGCGGGCGCCCTGAGTGAGGCTATTGATTTGTATGAGCCAGGTTATGCGGAAGAGTGGCTGGACTGCCCTTTTCCACACAGCAAGAAAGCTTTCTGCCTTGAGGTCCGCGGCACGAGCATGTTCCCAGACTATCGACCAGGCGAACTGATCGTTGTAGAGCCGACGCTCGAGGCTATGCACGATGACGACGTCGTATGCCGCACTCCGGACGGACAGGCGACCTTTAAGCGCCTGCAGATCACAGAGGACGGCACCTTCCTTCTGGCCCTCAATCCGGAGTTCCCCAATCGGATCATTACAGTACCCGAGGACACCGTAATCTGCGGCGTGGTCACGGGCTCATGGATGAAGAGACGACATCGAGGCCACAGTTTTAATTCATGA
- a CDS encoding phosphohydrolase — translation MTWILTNSARPFDLLNPRAENVITTDLAHALSLVCRFNGHCAHHYSVAQHSLLVAYIIEKEGGTPEEQLAGLLHDGTEAYISDLTRPLKLLLIEAARQREIAWLDLVSQVSAQRHTVGLNAAATRILTTAERRGVSLLLDTYHEIEKRIWLAIAERFHLPPELPECVKHADMIALATEKRDLLPEHPAVWECLEGYAPLPERILQMQPDIVRQQFHDRLLSLMATTNRRRAAA, via the coding sequence ATGACCTGGATCCTCACCAACAGCGCGCGCCCGTTCGACCTGCTCAACCCGCGCGCCGAGAACGTCATCACCACCGACCTGGCGCACGCCCTGAGCCTGGTCTGCCGCTTCAACGGCCACTGCGCCCACCACTACTCGGTTGCCCAGCATAGCCTGCTGGTCGCGTACATTATCGAGAAAGAAGGCGGCACGCCCGAGGAGCAGCTGGCCGGGCTGCTGCACGACGGCACCGAAGCCTACATCAGCGACCTGACGCGACCACTCAAGCTGCTGCTGATCGAGGCGGCACGCCAGCGTGAAATCGCCTGGCTTGATCTTGTCAGCCAGGTCAGCGCACAGCGTCATACGGTCGGCCTCAACGCCGCTGCCACTCGCATCCTCACCACCGCCGAGCGCCGAGGCGTCAGCCTGCTGCTGGACACTTACCACGAGATCGAGAAGCGTATCTGGCTCGCCATCGCCGAGCGCTTCCACCTGCCGCCGGAGTTGCCGGAGTGCGTCAAGCACGCCGACATGATCGCTCTGGCCACCGAGAAGCGCGACCTACTGCCTGAGCACCCAGCCGTCTGGGAATGCCTCGAAGGCTACGCCCCGCTGCCCGAGCGCATCCTGCAGATGCAGCCCGATATCGTCCGCCAGCAGTTCCATGACCGCTTGCTGAGCCTGATGGCCACCACCAACCGGCGGAGGGCAGCGGCATGA
- a CDS encoding DUF2303 family protein, whose translation MFDHKALETLIAQAVAAANVRIVHGGSTLAVTPESCKLTNLEPFQLSRDRFRGSLHTHSLKAFATYVERHIGGEEDTGAAGFVDQDAMSATVIFNLGSPDDAGHGDDRATLTLKPTAAYKALDEVVGRPLSQQQLAEFLEDWAPHLVASAGDDQLPIPAAINAIRRMSIKAIAEVNSEVGDLNNRRSAMEEIEAKSLETLPTTFVFSTKPYDPLEVAAITLRLSVITGSKDPVLKLRWVGQEAQQEAFAEEFQQVLTSEIGGLLRLTIGTYSQGK comes from the coding sequence ATGTTCGATCACAAAGCACTGGAAACCCTCATCGCCCAAGCCGTCGCAGCCGCCAACGTGCGTATCGTGCACGGCGGCAGCACCCTGGCCGTCACCCCGGAAAGCTGCAAGCTCACCAACCTCGAACCATTCCAGCTGAGCCGCGACCGCTTCCGTGGCTCGCTGCACACCCACTCGCTCAAAGCCTTCGCGACCTACGTCGAGCGCCACATCGGCGGCGAGGAAGACACCGGCGCGGCTGGCTTCGTCGATCAGGACGCCATGAGTGCGACCGTCATCTTCAACCTCGGCAGCCCGGATGACGCCGGCCACGGCGACGACCGCGCAACCCTCACCCTCAAGCCCACCGCCGCCTACAAGGCACTGGACGAAGTGGTTGGCCGCCCGCTCAGCCAACAGCAGCTGGCCGAGTTCCTCGAGGACTGGGCGCCGCACCTCGTCGCCAGCGCGGGTGACGATCAGCTGCCAATCCCTGCCGCCATCAACGCTATCCGCCGCATGTCCATCAAGGCGATTGCCGAGGTGAACAGCGAAGTGGGCGATCTGAACAACCGTCGCAGCGCCATGGAAGAGATCGAAGCAAAAAGCCTCGAAACCCTGCCGACCACCTTCGTGTTCAGCACCAAGCCCTACGACCCGCTGGAAGTGGCAGCGATCACCCTGCGCCTGTCGGTCATCACCGGCTCGAAGGATCCGGTGCTCAAGCTGCGCTGGGTCGGCCAGGAAGCCCAGCAGGAAGCCTTCGCTGAAGAGTTCCAGCAGGTACTCACCAGCGAGATCGGCGGCCTGCTGCGGCTGACCATCGGCACCTACTCGCAAGGCAAGTAA